Genomic window (Oscillospiraceae bacterium):
ATGACCGATATCAAGGCAGGCAACAAAATATTCATCATTTACTGCATCAAGATGTGCATTAAAACTCTCAGGAGTAGCGCATGCGGCAAAGGAAGACTGGTCCTTCAGAGTGTCCCAGTTCCACATATTTTCAGTTGCAATTTTAACATTACATTCTTTTGCAAAAGGCAAAAGTTCCAGATATATTTCTTTATTTTCCTCTGCAGTCTTATTATTATCAGGATGTATAATACAAATTTCCCCGCCTGCTTCTTTCGTACATTCAATAGCACGTTTGAAATACGAACGTATTTCAGGACAATATGTAGGAAAAGGAGCATGAGATTGATTACATTTAATTCCGTTATCAAGACCTGTTTGCTTTAGTTTTCTTGCAAATTTAAGATAATTATTTTGTGATAAAGGATGATCGTTTTCAAGCAAGCATTTATTATCCCTATCATATTTACACATATTAAACATAGAAAAATCCCAAGCATCAAAGCCTGCTTTCGCATAATATTCAATAGCTTTTTCTTCGCCGATAATTTTTGCTGCTGATGCAATTTCTGTCGAAATTTTCATATACCACCATTTCCATTTTAAAATTTCTTATTGCCTCTGTCAAGTCAGGGACAAAATTTTTGTCGATATATAGACTTTGTCTGCCCGCATACGAATTTATGAGTATCAAGGTTCTCCAAAATATAGAAATTTGTAATTTCGTTATATTTTGAGAGGTCCTTCTTTTTTTACTATTGTAAAATCGATATCTTTTATCAGCAGGAGCAAGCCTCTGCCCTACAGTGAATATGAATTCTCTTGCGTTAGCAACATATCGTGTGTGAAGCACATATCGAGAATTCGCAAGAATTCATATTAGCTGCGTTGCTATGCAACGCATATTTCGTACTAAGTTAGAGCTGAAAAATACAGGATTTTAATTATTCTAATTTTAAACCCTAAAAAGTGCATTTGTTAAAAGTTATTGACCCATCTAATCGCCATATCAATCCAACCGGAAACTTCTTCAACCACAACGCCTGTTTGTCTGTCCGCCAGAGATAGTCCGTGTTGACCTTTTGGAAAAATATGCACTTCACACTCAATTCCGTTTTCAACTAAAGCATTAACAAATCTTGTTGTGCTTACGACAGGTACCGCCTGATCTTCAAAGGTATGCCATATAAATGTTCTAGGGGTATTCCTTGTTACATGGTTTTCAAGCCCAAAAAGTTCTTTCACTTCATCTCT
Coding sequences:
- a CDS encoding sugar phosphate isomerase/epimerase — translated: MKISTEIASAAKIIGEEKAIEYYAKAGFDAWDFSMFNMCKYDRDNKCLLENDHPLSQNNYLKFARKLKQTGLDNGIKCNQSHAPFPTYCPEIRSYFKRAIECTKEAGGEICIIHPDNNKTAEENKEIYLELLPFAKECNVKIATENMWNWDTLKDQSSFAACATPESFNAHLDAVNDEYFVACLDIGHAEMRGSDTSAVEMIKALGNRLSALHIHDNDKWHDSHQIPFSMDIDFNKVVEALRQINYKGYFTLEADQYLSAYTKDNIFDGIKNLADAARKLADMFENNNNY